DNA sequence from the Suricata suricatta isolate VVHF042 chromosome 5, meerkat_22Aug2017_6uvM2_HiC, whole genome shotgun sequence genome:
TGGAGGCCTGGGCTATGGCTGTGGAGGCTTCAGTGGCCTGGGCTATGGCTGTGGCTGGGGATGTGGCAGCTTCCGGAGACCGGGCTGTGGCTCGGGCTGGGGGGGCCTCAGATACGGCTGCAGCCGCCCACTGTGCTATGGAGGATATGGGTTCTCTGGCTTCTactaaaaatattgttgaaattgGAAGCAAATGGAAAGCCTCCAAATGTATTTGGTCTTATTTTTGTGCTTTGATTTCCAAACCATCTCTTCTGTATTCTCCAGGACCAAGTGATAGCCATCTGTCAATGGTCAAAttgcttctataaatatttggtgTCTTTTTACCCCCAGAACCCCTCATCTTAAATGTATATTCAATATGTAAAACTGCCTTTGTTTAATCTCCtcatgttggtttatttttttagtcacaATTACCGTGACATTATCTTTCTAGAAGATCTAGACGTTTCTTGAAGAAACTTTGTATTTTGCTTGTGTTTAATAAAATGATTactcaaaatgtaaatattttggttttgtttgatgttctaattttattattttaacatcttCTTTTGCAACTCAGATAAAAATTTTACTTGTGAAGCAGTAGGCTCTGTGGCTATTGATATAGTATAATGCAAAAATGTCTCGTTCGCCACCTTATGCGAGCTTGAGAACACATAGGGAGTAATActaatagttaataaaaataacttgccTTGTTTCTTCTCTTAGTATATATCAGTCATCTCAAATGTCAAGTGTTCCTGGAACTACTAAGGATTGTgtcattttcatatttacaaaCAAGTGCATTCTACTGTGTGGCATTGCTGCTAgctaaaaattttctttctttttctttttttctttttttcgtAAAGGCTTTTATTA
Encoded proteins:
- the LOC115292036 gene encoding keratin-associated protein 19-6-like, coding for MSYYYGNYYGGLGYGCGGFSGLGYGCGWGCGSFRRPGCGSGWGGLRYGCSRPLCYGGYGFSGFY